A DNA window from Loxodonta africana isolate mLoxAfr1 chromosome 7, mLoxAfr1.hap2, whole genome shotgun sequence contains the following coding sequences:
- the LOC135231990 gene encoding olfactory receptor 52N2-like isoform X1, giving the protein MSGADSSSLTPGFFFLNGVPGLEAAHIWISLPFCFMYIIAVVGNCGLIYLISHEEALHRPRYYFLVLLSFTDVTSCTTTVANMLCIFWFNLREIDFNACLVQMFFVHMLTGMESGVLMLMALDRYMAICYPLNYTSILTNRVIVKAGLATFLRSVMLTMPFTFLTKHLPYCQGNFIPHTYCDHMSVAKVSCGSFKVNAIYGLMVSLLIGVFDICCISVSYTMILQAVMSLSSADARHKAFSTCTSHICAIVITYVPAFFTFFTHRFGGHLIPHHVHIIVANLYLLLPPTMNPIVYGVKTKQIREGVIKFLLGDKIVFT; this is encoded by the coding sequence ATGTCTGGGGCCGACAGCTCCAGCCTGACCCCAGGGTTCTTTTTCTTGAATGGTGTCCCTGGACTGGAAGCTGCACACATCTGGATCTCCCTGCCATTTTGCTTCATGTACATCATCGCTGTGGTGGGGAACTGTGGGCTCATCTACCTCATCAGCCATGAGGAGGCTCTGCACAGGCCCAGGTACTATTTTTTGGTCCTGCTATCCTTTACTGATGTTACTTCATGCACTACCACTGTAGCCAATATGCTCTGCATATTCTGGTTCAACCTCAGGGAGATTGACTTTAATGCCTGCCTAGTCCAGATGTTTTTTGTGCACATGTTGACTGGGATGGAGTCTGGGGTGCTCATGCTCATGGCACTGGACCGCTATATGGCCATCTGTTACCCCTTGAATTATACCAGCATCCTCACCAACCGTGTCATCGTCAAGGCTGGTCTTGCCACCTTTCTGAGGAGTGTGATGCTCACCATGCCATTTACCTTCCTCACCAAGCACCTGCCCTACTGCCAGGGTAACTTCATTCCTCACACTTACTGTGACCACATGTCTGTGGCCAAAGTGTCCTGTGGAAGTTTCAAGGTTAATGCTATTTATGGTTTGATGGTCTCTCTCCTAATCGGTGTATTTGATATCTGCTGTATCTCAGTGTCTTACACAATGATCTTGCAGGCTGTAATGAGCTTGTCATCAGCAGATGCTCGTCACAAAGCCTTCAGCACCTGTACATCTCATATCTGTGCCATTGTCATCACGTATGTCCctgccttttttacttttttcaccCACCGCTTTGGGGGGCACCTTATCCCCCACCACGTACACATCATTGTGGCCAACCTTTATCTGCTACTGCCCCCTACAATGAACCCAATCGTTTATGGAGTAAAGACCAAGCAGATTCGGGAAGGTGTGATCAAATTTTTACTTGGAGACAAAATTGTCTTTACCTAa
- the LOC135231990 gene encoding olfactory receptor 52N2-like isoform X2, producing the protein MLLLSAIDLTPGFFFLNGVPGLEAAHIWISLPFCFMYIIAVVGNCGLIYLISHEEALHRPRYYFLVLLSFTDVTSCTTTVANMLCIFWFNLREIDFNACLVQMFFVHMLTGMESGVLMLMALDRYMAICYPLNYTSILTNRVIVKAGLATFLRSVMLTMPFTFLTKHLPYCQGNFIPHTYCDHMSVAKVSCGSFKVNAIYGLMVSLLIGVFDICCISVSYTMILQAVMSLSSADARHKAFSTCTSHICAIVITYVPAFFTFFTHRFGGHLIPHHVHIIVANLYLLLPPTMNPIVYGVKTKQIREGVIKFLLGDKIVFT; encoded by the exons atgttgttgttaagtgccatcga CCTGACCCCAGGGTTCTTTTTCTTGAATGGTGTCCCTGGACTGGAAGCTGCACACATCTGGATCTCCCTGCCATTTTGCTTCATGTACATCATCGCTGTGGTGGGGAACTGTGGGCTCATCTACCTCATCAGCCATGAGGAGGCTCTGCACAGGCCCAGGTACTATTTTTTGGTCCTGCTATCCTTTACTGATGTTACTTCATGCACTACCACTGTAGCCAATATGCTCTGCATATTCTGGTTCAACCTCAGGGAGATTGACTTTAATGCCTGCCTAGTCCAGATGTTTTTTGTGCACATGTTGACTGGGATGGAGTCTGGGGTGCTCATGCTCATGGCACTGGACCGCTATATGGCCATCTGTTACCCCTTGAATTATACCAGCATCCTCACCAACCGTGTCATCGTCAAGGCTGGTCTTGCCACCTTTCTGAGGAGTGTGATGCTCACCATGCCATTTACCTTCCTCACCAAGCACCTGCCCTACTGCCAGGGTAACTTCATTCCTCACACTTACTGTGACCACATGTCTGTGGCCAAAGTGTCCTGTGGAAGTTTCAAGGTTAATGCTATTTATGGTTTGATGGTCTCTCTCCTAATCGGTGTATTTGATATCTGCTGTATCTCAGTGTCTTACACAATGATCTTGCAGGCTGTAATGAGCTTGTCATCAGCAGATGCTCGTCACAAAGCCTTCAGCACCTGTACATCTCATATCTGTGCCATTGTCATCACGTATGTCCctgccttttttacttttttcaccCACCGCTTTGGGGGGCACCTTATCCCCCACCACGTACACATCATTGTGGCCAACCTTTATCTGCTACTGCCCCCTACAATGAACCCAATCGTTTATGGAGTAAAGACCAAGCAGATTCGGGAAGGTGTGATCAAATTTTTACTTGGAGACAAAATTGTCTTTACCTAa